In Virgibacillus sp. NKC19-16, a single genomic region encodes these proteins:
- a CDS encoding sodium:solute symporter family protein — MSWYLSYILIYFAFMFAMGVYYFFKIKTYDEYLIGSWNTGFWPIVGTIVSTWCGAAVFIGWVGMGFTVGMSGFFKFALPGILFCLLLIIAFAGPLRRQRLYTLADLFGERFGGRSGIIPSVLSAFIYSVPTLALQMVGMSTIFNITLGLEPNVGITLSFILILCFTILGGLPATIVTDAVQSIIIVIGIIILAITSVVYAGGFDTIIANTPFEMISPLGPEGLTEVLLYALSVGPFYLVWQSTWQRIFASKSEKVAKKAGITGFVIAGAISVLPFTIGVIARQYVPLDMNPDLLFSYVTAELLHPAIGGIVFIGLLAALMTGATSFILQGSSNLTRDLYQRLMKPDANNKQLMLTSRIAVVIISVLGLIVSYFVIDIASAYQWALRLTAAVLVFPFLAVMFWKKVTKHGVIWSMIIALIATIGWPFLEIELDHTVFGFLASIITLIVVSLLTSHDDTEQVRAVYWEDLDSASSEK, encoded by the coding sequence ATGTCATGGTACTTGAGCTACATATTAATTTATTTTGCTTTTATGTTTGCAATGGGGGTTTATTACTTTTTCAAAATAAAAACCTATGATGAATACTTAATCGGAAGTTGGAACACCGGATTCTGGCCAATTGTGGGGACAATTGTTAGTACATGGTGCGGGGCTGCGGTCTTTATTGGCTGGGTCGGCATGGGCTTTACGGTTGGCATGTCAGGCTTTTTTAAATTCGCGTTACCGGGTATTTTATTTTGTCTATTATTAATCATTGCTTTTGCCGGACCACTAAGAAGACAGAGGCTGTATACACTGGCAGATTTATTCGGAGAGAGATTCGGTGGAAGGTCGGGAATCATCCCATCCGTTCTTTCCGCATTTATTTATTCTGTACCAACCTTAGCCTTGCAGATGGTGGGCATGTCGACTATTTTTAATATCACATTAGGATTAGAACCAAACGTCGGTATTACGCTCTCATTTATATTGATTTTATGTTTTACGATACTAGGCGGATTGCCGGCAACCATTGTTACAGATGCTGTGCAATCAATTATTATTGTTATCGGGATAATTATTTTAGCTATAACCAGCGTTGTTTATGCTGGCGGATTTGATACAATTATTGCCAATACACCTTTTGAAATGATCAGTCCTTTAGGTCCAGAAGGGTTAACTGAAGTGTTGCTATATGCTTTATCTGTTGGTCCATTTTATCTTGTCTGGCAATCAACATGGCAACGGATCTTTGCATCAAAAAGTGAGAAAGTCGCTAAGAAAGCCGGTATTACTGGCTTTGTCATTGCTGGGGCGATTTCAGTGTTACCTTTTACGATTGGCGTAATCGCTCGTCAGTATGTTCCATTAGACATGAACCCAGACTTACTATTTTCTTATGTAACCGCAGAACTCCTGCACCCGGCAATAGGTGGAATTGTTTTCATCGGCCTGTTAGCTGCATTAATGACAGGTGCTACATCATTTATATTACAGGGAAGTTCCAATCTAACAAGGGATCTATATCAACGATTAATGAAGCCAGATGCTAACAATAAACAGCTCATGTTAACGTCACGGATAGCAGTTGTCATTATTTCCGTGTTAGGTTTAATCGTATCCTATTTTGTTATCGATATAGCTAGTGCTTATCAATGGGCCCTTCGCCTAACAGCGGCCGTACTGGTATTTCCATTTCTTGCAGTAATGTTTTGGAAGAAAGTTACAAAGCATGGCGTCATTTGGAGCATGATTATCGCATTAATAGCAACAATCGGCTGGCCATTCCTGGAAATCGAATTGGATCACACCGTGTTTGGCTTTCTAGCATCGATTATTACGTTAATCGTAGTAAGTCTACTGACTTCTCATGATGACACGGAACAAGTTAGGGCTGTTTATTGGGAAGACTTAGATTCTGCAAGTTCGGAAAAATAG
- a CDS encoding amidohydrolase: MKTIDLLIKNANILTLDDQHSRARSVAVSDGRICKIWTESEPSIDDTYINSDTKVIDLKGATLLPGFIDTHNHLLMYSQFRRQANCSTPPNRNIPDILEKVKEQATITPSGEWVLGWGYDNTLLEENRHPTRMELDEVSTDIPILIRHTSSHFAVANSKALEIAGIHEDIQDPPGGRFGRDDHGKLNGVLYEFPALSLVQASIPTSSVNEMASLIGEATKDYLAQGITTSSDAGVGLDFGITEFDAHLKALENGNNPLRMRFMVLHHLLNENGPFQHYSAKQLDKEIRDRSNNRATLDSAKLFQDGSIQGLTAALREPYYTEQETYGELLNDQEDFNDELLHLHNRGFRIAIHGNGDRAIESILDGYEYILATNPRADHRHRIEHIQTATSNDLDRMRALDVKGSFFINHVYYWGDRHKRLFLGPDRAKRINPLADASKRGILYTLHSDCPITPISPLFSVWAAVNRLTMEGDVLGEDQRISAEEALRTMTIDGAKLNFDEDNLGIIEVGKLADFAILDADPTTIHPMKIKDIQVMATFVDGELVYESETTK, from the coding sequence ATGAAAACGATCGATTTATTAATCAAAAATGCAAACATTTTAACACTTGATGATCAACATTCCCGCGCTCGTTCAGTAGCGGTGTCAGATGGGCGAATATGTAAAATTTGGACGGAGTCAGAGCCATCGATCGATGATACTTACATCAATTCAGATACCAAGGTGATCGATTTGAAAGGAGCTACATTACTGCCAGGATTTATTGATACACATAACCATCTGTTGATGTATTCGCAATTTCGCAGGCAAGCAAACTGTAGCACACCGCCAAATCGAAACATTCCAGATATTTTAGAAAAAGTGAAAGAACAAGCAACTATCACCCCAAGTGGAGAATGGGTGCTAGGTTGGGGTTACGATAATACCCTATTAGAAGAAAATAGACATCCAACACGCATGGAATTGGATGAAGTATCAACCGATATCCCCATTTTAATTCGGCATACTTCTTCTCATTTTGCTGTGGCCAATTCCAAAGCCCTCGAGATCGCTGGTATTCATGAGGATATTCAAGATCCACCAGGAGGTAGGTTTGGACGTGATGATCATGGAAAATTAAATGGAGTTTTATATGAATTCCCGGCCCTATCACTTGTACAAGCCTCTATACCTACTTCATCGGTTAACGAAATGGCGTCATTAATTGGAGAAGCGACCAAGGATTACCTGGCTCAAGGAATTACTACAAGTTCAGATGCTGGTGTGGGACTGGATTTTGGAATAACTGAATTTGATGCACATCTTAAAGCACTGGAAAATGGAAATAATCCATTACGCATGCGATTTATGGTTCTTCATCATCTATTAAACGAGAATGGGCCTTTTCAGCATTACTCAGCCAAACAGCTTGATAAGGAAATTCGAGACCGGTCGAATAACCGCGCTACGTTAGATAGTGCTAAACTATTTCAGGATGGTTCCATTCAGGGCTTAACTGCGGCACTCAGAGAACCGTATTACACGGAGCAAGAAACCTATGGTGAACTGTTAAACGACCAGGAAGATTTTAATGATGAACTACTCCATTTACACAATAGAGGATTTCGCATCGCTATACATGGAAATGGAGACAGGGCAATAGAATCTATTTTAGATGGATACGAATATATCTTAGCTACTAATCCAAGGGCTGATCATCGTCACCGGATTGAACACATACAAACAGCAACTTCCAACGATTTAGACCGGATGCGTGCGTTGGATGTTAAAGGTTCTTTCTTTATCAATCATGTTTATTACTGGGGGGATAGGCATAAACGTTTGTTCTTAGGTCCGGATAGGGCAAAACGTATCAATCCATTAGCTGATGCTTCTAAACGAGGTATTCTCTATACATTACATTCCGATTGCCCAATCACGCCAATATCCCCATTATTTTCCGTTTGGGCAGCTGTAAATCGACTGACCATGGAGGGTGACGTATTAGGAGAAGACCAGCGTATAAGCGCGGAAGAAGCCTTACGAACAATGACGATTGATGGTGCTAAATTAAATTTTGATGAAGACAATCTTGGCATTATTGAAGTTGGAAAACTAGCAGACTTTGCAATTCTCGATGCCGATCCAACAACGATTCATCCGATGAAAATTAAAGATATTCAAGTTATGGCTACATTCGTAGACGGTGAGCTTGTGTATGAAAGCGAGACTACAAAATAA
- a CDS encoding glutathione ABC transporter substrate-binding protein, with the protein MRISPKLFLFVVLLLTIGLAACASEPGEDEDSAGGESQEKGGDLVIATQSDVVSLDPAASNDTPSSDVQANVFETLVTQDENMEIQPGLATSWEQVDDTTWEFELREGITFHDGSDFNAEVVKANMERTLDPDIGSPRAMMYNMITDIEVVDTHTVRFITAYPFAPLPAHLAHPGGVMISMEQIEADYAAMEEGEEPGSVISANPQGTGPFTFEEWEPGQYTKLVKNEDYWDDNALLDSVTFKVVSEDLTRIAELETGDSHIANPLSPSDLEQVEEREGMSVQRQESSALSYIGFNMEKEPFDDERLRQAVSMAIDKDQIIQGIHNGVGIPATGPLAPNVFGYDEEVSGLGYDVDEARSLLAEAGYEDGFSTTIWTNDERGRMDTATNVQEQLSEIGIEASIETLEWGAMLDQTANGEHDMFVFGWTTVTGDADNGLYPLFHSDNLGSAGNRTFTENEELDELLDAARQTGDEQERLELYSQAQELLVEVAPIVPIHHEEYLLGVSDKVKGLSQLPTQILQLEDVYIEE; encoded by the coding sequence ATGAGAATAAGTCCAAAATTATTTCTGTTCGTTGTACTATTACTTACTATTGGACTTGCAGCATGTGCAAGTGAACCAGGAGAAGATGAAGATTCTGCTGGTGGGGAAAGTCAGGAAAAAGGCGGGGATCTTGTTATTGCAACGCAGTCAGATGTTGTGTCATTAGACCCAGCTGCTTCCAATGATACGCCGTCCAGTGATGTGCAGGCAAATGTTTTCGAAACACTTGTAACACAGGATGAAAATATGGAAATCCAGCCTGGTCTTGCAACAAGCTGGGAACAGGTGGACGATACGACATGGGAATTTGAACTTCGTGAAGGGATAACTTTTCATGATGGCTCAGATTTCAATGCGGAAGTTGTGAAAGCAAATATGGAACGGACGCTGGATCCAGATATTGGTTCACCCCGCGCAATGATGTACAATATGATTACAGATATTGAGGTGGTCGATACGCACACCGTTCGTTTTATTACGGCGTACCCGTTTGCACCACTCCCAGCACATCTTGCGCACCCTGGAGGTGTCATGATTTCCATGGAGCAAATTGAAGCCGATTATGCGGCAATGGAAGAGGGAGAAGAGCCTGGCAGTGTAATTAGTGCAAACCCTCAAGGTACGGGGCCATTTACATTCGAGGAATGGGAACCAGGCCAATATACGAAACTAGTAAAAAACGAAGATTACTGGGATGATAACGCACTACTTGATTCCGTTACTTTTAAAGTTGTATCGGAAGATTTGACACGTATCGCGGAGCTTGAAACAGGGGATTCACATATTGCAAATCCGCTTAGCCCTTCTGATCTGGAGCAGGTAGAAGAAAGGGAAGGAATGTCCGTACAAAGGCAGGAAAGCTCAGCTTTATCCTATATCGGATTTAATATGGAAAAAGAACCATTCGATGATGAACGACTGCGGCAAGCTGTATCGATGGCAATTGACAAGGATCAAATTATACAAGGCATACATAATGGAGTCGGGATACCAGCTACCGGACCTTTGGCACCGAATGTATTTGGCTATGATGAGGAAGTTTCTGGTCTTGGTTATGACGTTGATGAAGCCCGGAGTTTGCTGGCTGAAGCAGGTTATGAAGATGGCTTTTCCACAACGATTTGGACAAATGATGAGCGAGGACGGATGGATACCGCAACAAATGTACAGGAACAGCTTTCAGAGATCGGAATTGAGGCAAGCATAGAAACACTGGAATGGGGTGCTATGTTAGATCAAACCGCCAACGGGGAGCATGATATGTTCGTATTTGGATGGACTACCGTGACAGGAGATGCTGATAATGGACTCTATCCACTGTTCCATTCTGACAATCTCGGATCTGCCGGTAACCGGACCTTTACAGAGAACGAAGAACTAGATGAACTACTAGATGCAGCACGTCAAACCGGAGATGAACAAGAACGACTGGAACTATATAGTCAAGCACAGGAATTGCTTGTAGAAGTTGCTCCAATCGTTCCCATCCACCATGAAGAATATTTATTAGGAGTTAGTGACAAGGTAAAAGGGCTATCACAGCTGCCGACTCAAATTTTGCAGCTGGAAGATGTTTATATAGAGGAATAA
- a CDS encoding SLC13 family permease — protein MKLRQKIGLILGPLLFLIIYFFPMLTGLDDSPRAVLAVTAWVASWWVTEAIPIPATSLLPIFLLPITGGAEESTATMAYGDPIVFMYMGGFTIALAIEKWDLHKRIAMTIISMVGTSSQQIILGVIIATALLSMWISNAATALMMLPIALALITEVKNNKFMDEASLNNFAKGLLLTVAYSASIGGLATLIGSVPNAVFAGVASSVLDQTVTFTDWFLFGFPITILLLVVLYFYITRIQFKVTQKGKISDDFARNQLNKLGAMSFEEKSVLTIFSITGTLWISSGFLPEGLRLSDTSISIIGASAMFLLPSRQQEGNLMQWKDMKELPWGLLLLFGGGLSLAAAFEESGLTEWFGEILGALEALPYVLLLIVLAAIVLFMTEIMSNTAVANMLIPISIGLALGIGIEPYSIMAVVALSASCAFMLPISTPPNAAVFSSEYLTIDDMVKAGFWMNVIAILVIVGFVYFWQPVVLTS, from the coding sequence ATGAAATTACGACAAAAAATCGGTCTCATACTAGGACCGCTTTTATTTTTAATCATTTATTTTTTCCCTATGTTAACAGGCCTTGATGATTCACCACGGGCAGTTCTGGCAGTTACCGCTTGGGTAGCATCCTGGTGGGTAACAGAAGCAATCCCTATCCCTGCCACTTCGCTATTACCTATCTTTTTGCTGCCTATCACCGGCGGAGCGGAGGAGAGTACAGCTACAATGGCATATGGTGATCCAATTGTATTCATGTATATGGGTGGTTTCACCATTGCGCTGGCGATTGAAAAGTGGGATCTTCATAAGCGTATTGCCATGACAATTATTTCCATGGTGGGTACAAGCAGTCAACAGATTATATTAGGCGTTATCATCGCCACAGCTTTATTATCGATGTGGATTTCCAACGCTGCTACAGCACTTATGATGCTTCCAATTGCTTTGGCTTTGATTACGGAAGTGAAAAATAATAAATTTATGGATGAAGCGTCGCTGAACAATTTTGCTAAAGGACTTTTGCTAACGGTTGCATATTCAGCTTCCATTGGTGGGCTAGCAACATTGATTGGCTCTGTGCCGAATGCTGTATTTGCTGGGGTCGCCTCCAGTGTCCTTGATCAGACGGTTACCTTCACGGATTGGTTCCTATTTGGGTTTCCTATTACAATTCTCTTATTAGTAGTTTTGTATTTTTATATTACTAGAATTCAATTCAAGGTAACACAAAAAGGAAAAATCTCAGACGACTTTGCGCGCAACCAACTGAACAAACTTGGGGCAATGTCCTTTGAAGAAAAATCCGTACTGACTATATTTAGTATAACTGGAACACTATGGATATCTTCTGGATTTTTACCAGAGGGACTGCGGTTAAGTGATACTAGTATTTCTATTATCGGAGCCTCTGCTATGTTTTTGCTGCCAAGCCGACAACAAGAAGGCAATTTAATGCAATGGAAAGATATGAAAGAACTCCCGTGGGGGTTACTGTTGCTTTTTGGCGGGGGCTTGTCACTTGCGGCCGCTTTTGAGGAATCTGGATTAACGGAATGGTTTGGGGAAATACTTGGTGCACTCGAAGCACTTCCATACGTACTGCTGTTAATTGTACTTGCAGCTATCGTTCTATTTATGACTGAGATCATGTCAAACACGGCAGTCGCTAACATGTTGATCCCAATCAGTATCGGACTCGCACTCGGCATTGGTATAGAACCTTATAGCATTATGGCAGTTGTTGCACTTTCCGCTTCTTGTGCGTTCATGCTGCCAATTTCTACACCACCAAACGCCGCAGTTTTCAGTTCTGAGTATTTAACAATCGACGACATGGTCAAAGCTGGTTTTTGGATGAATGTGATAGCAATACTTGTCATTGTTGGATTTGTCTATTTCTGGCAACCGGTTGTACTTACTTCATAA